Proteins encoded within one genomic window of Cyprinus carpio isolate SPL01 chromosome A15, ASM1834038v1, whole genome shotgun sequence:
- the rad1 gene encoding cell cycle checkpoint protein RAD1, with amino-acid sequence MPLSTQSQADADQYILIASLDNARNLSNILKAISLRDHAIFNATQNGLKVTVEDSKCLQANAFIQAEIFQEYIIKEDAVGFQVNLTVLLDCLTIFGGSTVPGVCTALRMCYNGYGYPLTLFLEEGGVVTVCKINTQEPEEPIDFDFCSTNVTNKVILQSESLKEAFSELDMTSEVLQITMSPSHPYFRLSTFGNSGNAHYDYPKDSDMMELFQCTKIQTNRYKMSLLKPSTKALALSCKVSVRTDSRGFLSLQYLVRNDDGQICFVEYYCCPDEEVEEE; translated from the exons ATGCCTCTGTCAACTCAGTCCCAAGCAGACGCTGACCAGTACATTCTGATAGCCAGTTTGGATAATGCAAGGAATCTGTCCAACATCCTGAAAGCCATCTCTTTAAGGGACCATGCTATCTTCAATGCAACACAGAATGGGTTAAAAGTCACTGTTGAGGACTCCAAATGCCTTCAAGCCAATGCATTCATTCAG GCTGAAATCTTTCAAGAGTACATAATCAAAGAGGATGCAGTTGGGTTTCAGGTTAATTTAACTGTTCTTCTGGACTGCCTCACCATATTTGGGGGAAGCACAGTCCCAG GTGTGTGCACTGCCTTGAGAATGTGCTACAATGGCTACGGATATCCGCTGACTCTGTTCCTGGAGGAAGGTGGTGTGGTCACCGTATGCAAGATTAATACACAGGAGCCGGAGGAGCCCATAGACTTTGACTTTTGCAGCACAAATGTAACCAACAAGGTGATTCTGCAGTCAGAGAGTCTTAAAGAGGCTTTCTCTGAGCTTGACATGACCAGTGAGGTTCTGCAGATTACTATGTCACCAAGCCATCCTTACTTCAG ATTATCCACATTTGGGAATTCTGGAAACGCTCATTATGATTATCCCAAAGACTCAGACATGATGGAGCTGTTCCAGTGTACTAAAATACAGACCAACAG GTATAAGATGTCCCTGTTGAAACCCTCTACAAAGGCCTTGGCTCTGTCCTGTAAAGTCTCGGTGAGAACTGACAGTCGAGGCTTCCTCTCTCTACAGTACCTTGTGAGGAATGATGACGGTCAGATTTGTTTTGTGGAATATTATTGCTGTCCGGATGAAGAAGTGGAAGAAGAATAG
- the LOC109103261 gene encoding fibroblast growth factor receptor 2-like has translation MANNSLHHFNHNKLDFGHIFLICIFAVTMFFMIVLGCFCLKKYRSMKKSIRELRQRRSVIPQVPSQESPPPSPNVLKISELPGRATENPLQRQQTKSSYRFPWKPPLQVPRFTKADLSLIQLIKAGREGVFYKARIIRGTCRGHSLVTCKIGKEGITPKQMENEVSIMRKLAYHKNVMQLLDWNTAEQPYMLLMEFMSYGTLRSFVQKHKDELIADPELQSQFTIASYHIALAMEHLRSKMVVHSDLALRNILVSRFPWEVKVAEFGLARDLTRMRSRHSSRKKQHKERVPLRWYPPEYFRSNYYSFKGDVWAFGIVLWEMQTFGTLPYPDLNTSEQVVYSVCAGYKNTVPNTCRPEIEQVMQDIVNILESIVESDGDYVNVDNQRIMNAEEN, from the exons ATGGCaaataacagtttacatcatTTTAACCATAACA AACTTGATTTCGGACACATATTTCTAATCTGCATCTTTGCTGTTACCATGTTCTTCATGATTGTTCTTGGATGCTTTTGCCTAAAAAa GTATCGGTCAATGAAGAAGAGCATACGGGAGCTGAGGCAAAGGAGATCTGTGATCCCCCAGGTACCTTCCCAAGAATCTCCCCCTCCATCTCCTAATGTCCTGAAAATTTCTGAACTGCCGGGTCGTGCTACAGAGAACCCTTTACAGAGACAGCAAACTAAATCAAGCTACAGATTTCCCTGGAAGCCTCCGCTACAG GTTCCTCGGTTCACAAAAGCAGACCTGAGCCTTATTCAGCTCATAAAGGCGGGTAGAGAAGGAGTCTTCTACAAAGCAAGGATAATAAGGGGCACATGTAGAGGCCATTCACTGGTCACTTGCAAAATTGGAAAAGAAG GTATCACCCCAAAGCAGATGGAAAATGAGGTGTCTATAATGAGAAAGCTGGCGTATCATAAAAATGTGATGCAGCTGCTGGACTGGAATACAGCGGAAC AGCCGTATATGCTGCTTATGGAGTTCATGAGCTACGGAACCCTGCGCAGTTTCGTTCAGAAACACAAAGATGAACTGATTGCCGACCCTGAACTGCAGAGCCAGTTCACCATCGCGTCCTACCACATCGCCCTGGCCATGGAGCACTTACGCTCCAAAATG GTGGTGCACAGTGACCTTGCTTTAAGGAACATTCTGGTGAGCCGATTCCCATGGGAGGTGAAGGTAGCAGAGTTCGGCCTGGCCAGAGACTTGACCCGTATGaggagcagacacagcagcaggaAAAAACAACACAAG GAGCGTGTGCCGCTGCGCTGGTATCCTCCAGAATACTTCAGGAGCAACTACTACAGCTTTAAAGGAGATGTCTGGGCATTTGGCATTGTGCTGTGGGAAATGCAGACATTCG gCACCTTGCCGTATCCAGATCTGAACACATCTGAGCAAGTGGTGTATAGCGTCTGTGCTGGTTATAAGAACACTGTCCCCAATACCTGCCGTCCAGAAAT agaACAGGTCATGCAAGACATTGTTAATATCCTGGAGAGTATCGTGGAGAGTGATGGG GATTATGTGAACGTTGACAACCAAAGGATCATGAATGCAGAAgagaattaa
- the LOC109103265 gene encoding intraflagellar transport protein 20 homolog, translated as MAKDPMAEAGLHFDELHKLRVLEPDVSQNTIELKEECEDFVDKIGQFQKIVGGLIELVDELAKEAETEKIKAIGARNLLKSVEKQREAQQQQLQALIAEKKMQLERYRIEYEALQKVEAEQSEFIDQFILQK; from the exons ATGGCTAAAGACCCGATGGCCGAAGCTGGTCTTCACTTTGATGAACTCCACAAACTGCGAGTCCTCGAGCCTGATGTGAGCCAGAACACCATTGAGCTCAAAGAGGAATGCGAGGACTTTGTGGACA AGATAGGTCAGTTTCAGAAAATTGTAGGTGGACTTATTGAACTTGTGGATGAGCTAGCAAAGGAAGCCgaaactgaaaaaattaag GCCATAGGTGCAAGAAATTTACTGAAATCGGTTGAAAAGCAACGGGAGGCTCAGCAGCAACAGCTTCAGGCGCTGATTGCAGAAAAGAAGATGCAATTGGAAAG GTATCGAATAGAATATGAAGCTCTTCAAAAAGTCGAAGCAGAGCAGAGTGAATTCATTGATCAGTTTATACTGCAGAAATAA
- the tmem97 gene encoding sigma intracellular receptor 2 produces MFLRVLELIYFFYFLSHIPITLMVDLQPLLPEHLYPSELKTLLQWYAAEFKDPMMMDPPVWFRSFVFCEALVQLPFFPIAAYAFMKGGCKWIRTPAIIYSVHVATTLIPILSHVLFYNFPLAPHPGPQTLKERLTLVSIYAPYLIIPVMILLTMLFSSTYNSASLKGNASSKSKKQR; encoded by the exons ATGTTTCTTCGCGTCTTAGAACTCatatatttcttttactttttgtcCCACATTCCAATTACTCTCATGGTTGATCTTCAACCTTTACTTCCTGAACATCTGTATCCATCCGAG CTGAAAACCCTGTTGCAGTGGTATGCTGCCGAATTCAAAGACCCGATGATGATGGACCCCCCTGTGTGGTTCAGATCTTTTGTATTCTGCGAGGCTCTCGTGCAGCTGCCCTTTTTCCCAATTGCGGCATACGCCTTCATGAAGG GTGGCTGCAAATGGATCAGGACTCCAGCAATCATTTATTCTGTTCATGTGGCCACCACTCTAATCCCCATTTTAAGCCACGTCCTTTTTTATAACTTTCCACTGGCGCCGCATCCAGGACCCCAAACTCTGAAAGAGCGTCTGACCCTGGTGTCCATTTATGCTCCGTACCTCATCATCCCTGTCATGATACTGCTTACCATGCTCTTCAGCTCGACGTATAACTCCGCTTCTCTGAAAGGAAACGCTTCCTCAAAGTCCAAGAAACAACGGTAG